The nucleotide window CGATAAACTTATTAATGGTCTTCTTTCTTTTTGGCTGCTCGAGTACAACGACACAACCTCCTCAACAACTCCCTCCTCTTGTAAAGCCTGATTATGATGTTGAAAACCCCAGCAAAAGCAACAGTTACAATTTAATCAATACACTCAATCGACTGTTAAACAACCAATTCAATGGTGACAGAATAGAAGGGATTGAACGGGTTTCGACCATCCAGAAAAACCGACAAATCATCATTCAAGTCATCCACGACCCGGAAATTTGTTACAGCAACCTTATAAAAGAGATTGCACAATCTGCCGGCCGAGTGAATGGCATCAACTTTCAAAACAGCATGACTTTAAATATTGTTGATCGCTTTTGCGATACAAATCTGTTCTACATCATGCGAAACCAAGCCCTAAAAGAAGAAATCATAGTTCAATATAAAGACCTCAATGGTAATCAAGTTGCGACACATACAATCAATCAACAACTCTGCAAAATTTAATTGAACTTACCAGGCCTGGTTAACTTTAAGTTATATATCTCAAGCCCGATAAACGCTCCATACAAATTTCCAGCTAAACCTCCCTTATTGCTATATTTCTAAGACTAGATGCATTTAAATACTCGTGGTTTTAAGTAATAGCTGCAGTTTTTAACAAATAGCTAGGTTTGTCAAAATTGGATTTAGACCGCTTTTATTAAGCCGACCAAGCCAAATCCCGTCTGGCTAATTCAAGCCAACTCCACCAGGTTCTCTCAATCATAAAAAGATACTCATTCACTAAGCCGGTTAAATGAAGTGACCCCAAAAAGTTGGACATTTTAGTTAAGCGGCACTTAAGGCCTGATTTCGATATTCTATCGGAGTCAGGCCTTTTAGTTTCACCTTGATTCGTTTTGTATTGTAATACTCAATATAATCTTTAATCTCTTCCATCAGATGCTCAGCACTATTGAATTTCTTGCGATGGTACATCTCTGTTTTTAAAATCCCAAAAAAGTTCTCAGCAACTGCATTATCTAAGCAGTTCCCTTTTCTTGACATACTCTGAGTTAATCCATTTTCTTTCAGTAGCTTCTGTACATCACTATGCTGATACTGCCAGCCTTGATCACTGTGGAATATGGGTTTGACTTTGCCTGTTAACTTATTGATTGCTTCTTTAAGCATGTCGGTCACCAGTGGTAGCCGTGCACTCTTAGCCACTCGATAACTAATCACTTCTTGGTTAAACAGGTCAATCACCGGGGATAAGTAAACTCGCTGTTCTCCGACTTTAAACTCCGTGACATCGGTGACCCATTTTTTATCCGGTGCATCAACAT belongs to Thiomicrorhabdus immobilis and includes:
- a CDS encoding IS3 family transposase, which produces MPSSGECLFKKARCPASGKRTPKQEKAGLIDKLRKFYPLKHLLKAAGLARSVFYYHQARSALPDRYADVKRAIQQLFNEHKGRYGYRRMTYALRRLGHFLNKKAVQRLMQELNLKSFVRPKRYRSYRGQVGRIAENVLQRNFHVDAPDKKWVTDVTEFKVGEQRVYLSPVIDLFNQEVISYRVAKSARLPLVTDMLKEAINKLTGKVKPIFHSDQGWQYQHSDVQKLLKENGLTQSMSRKGNCLDNAVAENFFGILKTEMYHRKKFNSAEHLMEEIKDYIEYYNTKRIKVKLKGLTPIEYRNQALSAA